One Corythoichthys intestinalis isolate RoL2023-P3 chromosome 9, ASM3026506v1, whole genome shotgun sequence DNA window includes the following coding sequences:
- the nudt3b gene encoding diphosphoinositol polyphosphate phosphohydrolase 1 — protein sequence MMKLKSNQTRTYDGDGYKKRAACLCFRTESEEEVLLVSSSRHPDKWIVPGGGMEPEEEPNVAAAREVCEEAGVKGTLGRLVGVFENQERKHRTFVYVLIVTEVLEDWEDSVNIGRKREWFKIDDAIQLLQSHKPVQATYFGALQESCLTSNGTPLVATISGELSPAYSITQSSVSDIR from the exons ATGATGAAGCTCAAGTCAAACCAGACCCGGACGTACGACGGAGACGGCTACAAGAAGCGCGCTGCCTGCCTGTGCTTCAGGACCGAATCGGAGGAGGAG GTGCTGCTGGTGAGCAGCAGTAGACATCCCGATAAGTGGATAGTTCCAGGAGGGGGCATGGAACCGGAGGAGGAACCTAACGTCGCTGCTGCTCGGGAAGTGTGTGAGGAG GCGGGCGTGAAAGGGACGCTGGGTCGCTTAGTCGGTGTGTTCGAG AATCAGGAGAGGAAGCACAGAACCTTCGTCTACGTTCTCATCGTGACGGAGGTGCTGGAGGATTGGGAGGACtcggtcaacattg GGAGGAAAAGGGAATGGTTTAAAATAGACGATGCCATCCAATTGTTGCAAAGTCACAAGCCCGTGCAGGCCACCTACTTCGGGGCTCTCCAAGAGAGCTGCCTGACCAGCAACGGGACCCCATTGGTGGCCACGATAAGCGGGGAGCTCTCCCCGGCCTACAGCATCACCCAGAGCTCCGTCTCGGATATCAGATAA
- the rps10 gene encoding 40S ribosomal protein S10 produces MLMPKKNRIAIYELLFKEGVMVAKKDVHLAKHPELADKNVPNLHVMKAMQSLKSCGYVKEQFAWRHFYWYLTNEGIQYLRDFLHLPSEIVPATLRRQTRPETARPRPKGTEGDRPARLNRGESDRDAYRRSAAPPGADKKAEAGAGSATEFHFKGGFGRGRGQQPQ; encoded by the exons ATGCTGATGCCCAAGAAGAATCGCATTGCTATCTACGAGCTCCTCTTCAAGGAGGGAGTCATGGTGGCTAAAAAGGACGTCCACCTGGCCAAGCATCCCGAGCTTGCCGACAAGAACGTGCCCAACCTTCATGTGATGAAAGCGATGCAG TCGCTGAAGTCGTGCGGTTACGTCAAGGAGCAATTTGCCTGGCGCCACTTCTACTGGTACCTAACCAATGAAGGCATCCAGTACCTGCGAGACTTCCTCCACCTGCCCTCCGAGATCGTGCCCGCCACGCTGCGTCGCCAGACCCGCCCCGAAACCGCCAGGCCCAGGCCTAAGG GAACTGAAGGAGACAGGCCGGCCCGCCTCAACCGTGGAGAGTCTGACAGAGATGCATACAGGCGATCTGCTGCACCAC CTGGCGCTGACAAGAAAGCAGAGGCCGGTGCTGGATCTGCTACAGAGTTCCACTTT AAGGGTGGCTTTGGGCGCGGCAGGGGACAGCAGCCTCAGTAA